TGAAAGATACGTCAAAAATTATCCCATCGTTATTTATCGCTATTTCGGCGGTTCTCTCCCTGCCCACAAGCCTTTGGGCCCAGGCCGCCCCGGCGTCCGCCCAGGTACAGTTTTTGGCGGGGGACAAAGCGGCCATCCCGCCAAATTATCTCTGTGTTAATTGCCATCTGGAAATGGCCGATGAGCGATTGACCCCGCCTGTCAATGATTGGATGGATTCGGTCCATCGCCAGGCCGGGGTGCGTTGCGCCGACTGCCACGGGGGGGATCCGTTCGACGAGGCCATGATAAAAGAGCCTTCGGCGGGGTATATAGGCAAACCAAAGACGGAAGACATACCCAAGCTTTGCTCCAAATGCCATTCCGACCACACCAAAATGCGCGAGTACAACCTTCGGGCGGACCAGTTCACGCTTTATTCCGACAGCGTCCACGGCCGCAAACTGCAGGAAGGGGATACCGAAGCGCCCACCTGCGTCAGTTGTCATGGCATGCACAAAATTTTGAAGGTCAAAGACCCCAACTCCCCCACCGCCCGGAAGAACATTCCCGAAACCTGCGGCCAGTGCCACGCGAAAAAAGAGGTGTTCGAGAAGCGGGGCAGGCGGTTCGACCAGCTGGCGCTATACAAAACCAGCAGGCATTACGAGCTATACGCCAAGGGCGATCTTCTGGTGCCGACCTGTTTCGACTGTCATGGCAACCATGGCATCCAGCCGGTGATGAACGAGCGCACACAGACAGTGTGCTTCAACTGCCATGCCCAGCAGGCGGAATATTACAAGGCCAGCAAACACTACGACGCTTTCAAGCGGTCAGGCTCGCCGGTGTGCCTGCATTGCCATAGCAACCACGGCATATTAAGGCCCACCCCGGCGGATTTTACCGGAGACAGGGATTTAGATTGCGTGGGGTGCCATGAGGAGGGTTCGGCGGCCTATTTGCTGGGCAAGGATATCCAGCAGGTGGCTGTGGCGGCCACCACCGCAGTGGAATCGGCCATGCGCGGGTTGGAAGATATCGAGAACAACGCCCATGGCGGGTTTGAGATAGGCGAGCTGAAAGAGAGGATGGCCAAGGCCTCCGACGGGTTGAAAGAGCTTCACTCCCTCACCCACAAAATGGACATCGAGGCGCTCAAGAAACAGTCGGAAGGGTTGATCCAGATATCCCAGTCGGTCAGCGCCCAGGTGGACCAGATGTGGGGTGAGGTGCGTAAACGCCGTATCGGGCTTGTGATGGCGTGGCTTGTGTTCATTGGTTTCATGACTGCCCTGTGGTATAAGTCCAAGGAATTGGAAAAAGGGCGGGAGGATTGATTTGGAGAGCCAGTCGGATGCGATCCGGAGGATAGACTCGGAATCGGCCATGGCGGCGCGGGATGCGCAAGCGGCGCCGGGGCGGGGCGCGTTGGTTTATGAGTTACTGGTACCTCCCGTTGCAGTTTTGTTCAGGGTACTGTTTTCTCAAGGCTCCGTCTTCAAGGGCGCAAGCGGCCTGAAAGATGCGGTAAACGCCTGGGCTGGCGCGTTTGCCCCCGCCGCCAAGCGATACGAGAAGTTCTACGCGTCCAGCGAAGCTTTAAACGCCAAGGCCAGGGATTTCATTGGCGGTTCATGATGTCCCTCCTGCGGAGCGCGGGTTGTTGGAAATGCGCTACTGTCATGGTGTTGTCAAAGTGATGGGGGGCAACCGGGGCTCGGCCCCTCTTATCCTGGTGCTTGTCATTGGCGCGGCGCTGGCGCTGTATTATGTTGTTAAAGCCATGGCGCCAGCCATATTCGGCGGCGCCCAGCCGGTGGAGTTCTCCCACAAAACCCATGCTGGTAGCATGGGCATTTCATGCCTGTATTGCCATTATGAGGCCAGGTTTTCATCCCAGGCTTACATTCCCCAGGCGGCGGCCTGTTTAAATTGCCATTCCAGCGTGGCGGTTCAATCCCCCGAGGTCCAGAAACTGGGTGTGTATGTGGCCGCGGGGATGGAAATTAAGTGGAGAAGATTGTCCACCCTGCCGCCCACTGCCCGGTTTACCCATAAACCGCATGTGGACAACGCCACCTCCTGCCAAATATGCCATGGCAAGGTGGAGGAGCTGGAAAACACCATATCGCCCGGCCCGTTCAGGATGGACGCTTGCTTGAAGTGCCACAACGGTAAAGCCGCATCGGCCGAATGCCTTACGTGTCACGACAAGAATTTCGCTCCGGCGGCGTCTGCAACCGCCAAGAGCGGTATAAAAGCCAAACCGGCGGCAAAACCTTTGGAGTCGGAGCCGCAGTCTGGGCGGACAAAAACCGCTCCGGCCAGGCTATATAACATTTACTGCGCCAACTGCCACGGCGCCACGGGTTTAACCGCCTCCGCCCCGGTGGGCGCAAAGTTCAATCCGCCGCCGCCGGATCTTGCCGGTTCCGCCATCAGGGACGAGAAGGAAATTGTAAACAGGATTATGAACGGGGGGACGCTGATGCCATCTTATCAAGAGGAGCTAACAGAACAGGAAGCGGCGGATGTGGCGGCTTACGCCCTGTCGCTGATGAAATGACCTATATTTAATGTGTATTGCCCGGGGATGCGGTGGATTGTATCGTCACTCCGGCAAGGGCTGGATTAAGGAGGTACATATGAACAAACTCATTATTGCGTTTGCGCTGGTTGGAGCCGCCATCTTTGTTTCAAAACCGTCAGGGGCGCAAATGATGCCTATGCATGATGGGATGCATGATGGAATGCATATGGGGCAGGGCGCTTCGGGCCCAGACGAAAGGGTGAAACTGGACGCGCCACCGATGATGAAAACCCATCTCAAGCAGAACATGCGGGAACATCTTAAGGCCGTAAACGAAACGTTGCGCGAAATGGGCAAGGGGGATTATAAAGCCGCGTCCAAAATTCTCCGGGAAAAGCTGGGCCTAACCGAGCAGATGAAGAAGATGTGCGGCATGATGGGCAACGACACCTACCGCCAGATGGGCATCGCGTTCCATGAAAGCGCGGACAAAGCCGCCGGCGTGGTAGCTGGAGGCGACGCAATAAAATCCGCCGCCGCCATCAGCTCGGTTCTGGAAAAATGCGTAACCTGCCACGAAGCTTTCAGGGTGGAGTGAGCGGGGGGGCTTTGGGCGCGCCGGATATGCTAAAAACCTCCGGTGCGGGGCAGATACAAGGTAACAGAGGTTCCCTTTCCGGGGTTGCTTTTTACCGCGATAGCGCCGTTCAGTTTTAAAATCACGCCATGCGCTATGGCCAGCCCCATGCCGTTACCTTCTCCCAATGGCTTGGTGGTAAAGAACGGTTCAAAAATCCGTTCCATTACCTCCCCAGTCATTCCGCAACCGGTATCAGACACGGTAAGCTCCGCATAAAAATTACTACGCACCGCTCCAGCCAGCACATTAGGCTGGATCCTGACGGATTCGGGATCCATTTCCCTGGATATAAGGGTTACAGCAAGCTCTCCACCATTAGGTTTCATTGCGTAAATGGCGTTGGAAAAAAGACTGATGAGAACCTGCATTAGGATTAGCGGGTCAGCGTAAATTCCCCAAATGGTTTTTTCCATGATGGTTTTTACGCTGATTGATGGCGGCATGGTCCGCTTCACCTCGTTCAGGGCCGTTTCAATTATGGCTGGCAGGTCAATTTCCTTATATTCGAAAACTCTTTCCTGGCTGAAAGTTAGAATCTGCTGAATAAGGTCGCTGGCCCGCTGACCAGCTGTTAGCGCTTGCTTTAAATAGTTGCGCGATTCATTTACTTCAGGAGTGGAAAGTCTGGCAAGCTCAATCAGTCCCATCATCGAGTGGAGGATATTGTTGAAATCGTGCGCCACTCCTTTCGCCAAAGCTCCCACAGCTTCCATTTTATGGGTCTGTACCAAACGTGTCTCCAGGGCCCGCCTTTCCGTAATGTCCTGCATCATGAGAATAGCGCCGTTGAAACCGTCGCTGTTAATGATTGGGGCTCCCTTTACGGAAACATGCCTGGGCATGCCAATATCCTGCCGCAACATCCTTTCAAATGACAGGGTGGAGCCCTCGGCGAGCCGCGAGAGATCCTGTGGCCCGCCTAAAGGCTGGAATGGTTTTAATGCCGTTATTTTGACCCTGGTAGCGTCTGGCCCAGGATTAAGAGAATCCCCCAGTATTTCCCGGATTTCATGGTTGGCGTACACCACATTGAAATCCTTGTCCAGCGCGGCGATTCCAAGAGGAGCTTTTTCAAGGAGGTTATTGTTGAATTCCAGCAGTTCCCTGTATTTTTCCTCCATCTCCTTTCGTTCTGTAATGTCGAACGCCATTTCCATCCTCACAAGGCGTCCATCAACCCACTGGATGGCCCTATCCACAATGTGAAACCAGCGGTTCGTAACCGTGTTTCTAAACTCCCAAATATAAGGCTCCGCGGGAGCGCCCTGCGGTGTTATAAGCTTGCCGTTGGTGCAAAATTCACAAGGGCCCGTTTGTCCAGATTGAAAAACCTTCCAACATGTTTTCCCCACGGCTTCACCCAGAATCCTCACCCCGGCGGCGTTCACATAAAGGACTTCGTATGTATTCATGTCGGCCACATAAACCACAGCCTCCAAGGAGTCCAGAATCGTAAGAAGCCTTTCATGATCGCCCTGGTTTTCCGTTGATGCCTTGGCTGAAACGGGACGTTCTTTGCCGGTTAGCAGAAAGCTTTCCATCTGGCCACTGGCGTGATGAATAGGCTCTATGGTTATGTCCCATAAGCTTTCGGGATGATCTGGAGAATTCTTGTCAAAATGGGGCAATCCGATGCAAGCCGCCATTTCTCCGGCCTCAAGTTTTTCCCTTAACAGGGCCACCATTTCTATATTGAGCGTGAAATCCCAAAGACATTTTCCAACCAAGTTATCCGGAGCCAAGCCGCAGGACTTGGCCAAGGCATCGTTGACGAAGGTGAAACTGAAATGATGGTCTATTAAGGCGGCCAGTATTTTTGAGGGAGAACTTACTTTCCCAGGAGTTTTCTGGTTTGAAAGACCATGTCCTTCAAAAGCAAAACCCCGTCCA
This DNA window, taken from Nitrospinota bacterium, encodes the following:
- a CDS encoding cytochrome c3 family protein — its product is MIQLRASGLKDTSKIIPSLFIAISAVLSLPTSLWAQAAPASAQVQFLAGDKAAIPPNYLCVNCHLEMADERLTPPVNDWMDSVHRQAGVRCADCHGGDPFDEAMIKEPSAGYIGKPKTEDIPKLCSKCHSDHTKMREYNLRADQFTLYSDSVHGRKLQEGDTEAPTCVSCHGMHKILKVKDPNSPTARKNIPETCGQCHAKKEVFEKRGRRFDQLALYKTSRHYELYAKGDLLVPTCFDCHGNHGIQPVMNERTQTVCFNCHAQQAEYYKASKHYDAFKRSGSPVCLHCHSNHGILRPTPADFTGDRDLDCVGCHEEGSAAYLLGKDIQQVAVAATTAVESAMRGLEDIENNAHGGFEIGELKERMAKASDGLKELHSLTHKMDIEALKKQSEGLIQISQSVSAQVDQMWGEVRKRRIGLVMAWLVFIGFMTALWYKSKELEKGRED
- a CDS encoding c-type cytochrome, which encodes MRYCHGVVKVMGGNRGSAPLILVLVIGAALALYYVVKAMAPAIFGGAQPVEFSHKTHAGSMGISCLYCHYEARFSSQAYIPQAAACLNCHSSVAVQSPEVQKLGVYVAAGMEIKWRRLSTLPPTARFTHKPHVDNATSCQICHGKVEELENTISPGPFRMDACLKCHNGKAASAECLTCHDKNFAPAASATAKSGIKAKPAAKPLESEPQSGRTKTAPARLYNIYCANCHGATGLTASAPVGAKFNPPPPDLAGSAIRDEKEIVNRIMNGGTLMPSYQEELTEQEAADVAAYALSLMK
- a CDS encoding cytochrome C, which produces MNKLIIAFALVGAAIFVSKPSGAQMMPMHDGMHDGMHMGQGASGPDERVKLDAPPMMKTHLKQNMREHLKAVNETLREMGKGDYKAASKILREKLGLTEQMKKMCGMMGNDTYRQMGIAFHESADKAAGVVAGGDAIKSAAAISSVLEKCVTCHEAFRVE
- a CDS encoding PAS domain-containing protein; the protein is MVGKCLWDFTLNIEMVALLREKLEAGEMAACIGLPHFDKNSPDHPESLWDITIEPIHHASGQMESFLLTGKERPVSAKASTENQGDHERLLTILDSLEAVVYVADMNTYEVLYVNAAGVRILGEAVGKTCWKVFQSGQTGPCEFCTNGKLITPQGAPAEPYIWEFRNTVTNRWFHIVDRAIQWVDGRLVRMEMAFDITERKEMEEKYRELLEFNNNLLEKAPLGIAALDKDFNVVYANHEIREILGDSLNPGPDATRVKITALKPFQPLGGPQDLSRLAEGSTLSFERMLRQDIGMPRHVSVKGAPIINSDGFNGAILMMQDITERRALETRLVQTHKMEAVGALAKGVAHDFNNILHSMMGLIELARLSTPEVNESRNYLKQALTAGQRASDLIQQILTFSQERVFEYKEIDLPAIIETALNEVKRTMPPSISVKTIMEKTIWGIYADPLILMQVLISLFSNAIYAMKPNGGELAVTLISREMDPESVRIQPNVLAGAVRSNFYAELTVSDTGCGMTGEVMERIFEPFFTTKPLGEGNGMGLAIAHGVILKLNGAIAVKSNPGKGTSVTLYLPRTGGF